In one Sporomusa sphaeroides DSM 2875 genomic region, the following are encoded:
- a CDS encoding CD1375 family protein codes for MLISWKITAYTYLVKAGRMALETDVPEEYREAVAERLIAE; via the coding sequence ATGTTGATTTCTTGGAAAATCACGGCCTACACCTATTTAGTCAAGGCTGGACGAATGGCACTTGAAACAGATGTGCCGGAAGAGTACAGGGAAGCGGTGGCAGAGAGACTGATTGCAGAGTAA
- a CDS encoding phage tail protein — MPNWSGTVLTAKGLALQAKVEAGTVMNITKLKIGDGVLGTGQTVAALSDLVHPIKIIDISALTPLANGTCKIHGIATNAGIEDGFYVRELGVFAQDPDVGEILYAYTADGSPDFLPPEGGPVAVSEELVINLAFSNTANITASIAMDGLVTVAVMQNAVNVHDNDPDAHEPAITKHNTSTSAHADLLHLRKNSTSYVVGDVKYSPTLPSYAYLECIQDGTTAATEPVWPAVGEEVTDGTVRWRVRDIKSGSGESIGSIKACLSNTPPPGWLALDTGAMISRATYPQLWAWVQENAPLITEAEWQAQAAVQSSVGAYSSGDGSTTFRLPRLLDYGRGGLAAEAGTWQEPTQVPDWVGNLSNPTRLAIGELPNNDGKIAQTLTQYQVPTTQASSAFTGYFSSVRPRTIKMLYCVKAFDAETNQGLIDITALANEVAGKQTTLGYVKACDQKASGTSGGTFTSGAWRTRELNQLKTYGNISGVSLSGNQLTIPAGTYAVKASAPGNNVDGHKIRLRNITAATTLSVGSTEQAAAPDTGDWVQTNSILGDVFTVAVTTVLELQHYSQSTFATYGFGSAMSSGEVETYAMLELLKIG; from the coding sequence ATGCCTAATTGGAGCGGAACAGTATTGACAGCCAAAGGCCTGGCGCTACAGGCCAAGGTGGAAGCCGGCACTGTCATGAATATCACAAAATTAAAAATTGGTGACGGTGTATTGGGTACTGGCCAGACAGTTGCAGCGCTCAGCGATTTAGTACATCCGATAAAAATTATTGATATATCGGCACTGACACCTCTGGCAAATGGTACCTGCAAAATCCATGGGATAGCGACCAACGCAGGAATCGAAGATGGGTTTTATGTTCGGGAGTTGGGTGTTTTTGCACAGGACCCGGATGTGGGAGAAATATTGTACGCCTATACGGCAGATGGCAGTCCGGATTTTTTGCCACCAGAAGGCGGGCCGGTGGCGGTGTCGGAGGAACTTGTAATAAACCTGGCGTTTTCGAATACCGCGAATATAACAGCTAGCATTGCTATGGACGGGCTGGTAACGGTGGCGGTCATGCAGAATGCCGTAAACGTCCACGATAACGACCCTGACGCCCACGAGCCTGCAATTACCAAGCATAATACCAGCACATCAGCACACGCCGACTTATTGCATCTACGAAAGAACAGCACAAGCTATGTTGTCGGTGATGTAAAATATTCGCCTACCCTCCCCAGTTACGCCTACCTAGAGTGCATCCAAGACGGTACAACAGCAGCGACAGAGCCTGTATGGCCTGCCGTGGGAGAGGAAGTAACAGACGGCACAGTCAGGTGGCGGGTAAGGGACATTAAGAGTGGCAGCGGCGAATCCATTGGCAGTATCAAAGCCTGTCTGTCCAACACTCCGCCACCAGGCTGGCTTGCCCTGGACACCGGCGCAATGATCAGCCGCGCCACATACCCGCAATTATGGGCATGGGTACAGGAAAACGCGCCGCTAATTACCGAGGCTGAATGGCAGGCACAGGCGGCGGTGCAGTCGTCTGTAGGCGCGTATAGTAGCGGGGATGGAAGTACCACTTTTAGACTTCCACGATTACTAGACTACGGACGCGGCGGCTTGGCGGCAGAAGCAGGTACATGGCAAGAACCTACACAAGTACCGGATTGGGTAGGAAATCTCTCTAACCCTACGCGGCTCGCAATTGGTGAGTTACCTAATAACGACGGAAAAATAGCGCAGACCCTAACACAATATCAGGTACCGACGACGCAGGCTTCTAGCGCGTTTACTGGGTATTTCAGTAGTGTTCGACCGAGAACCATAAAAATGCTGTATTGTGTTAAAGCCTTTGATGCGGAAACAAATCAGGGTTTAATTGATATAACAGCGCTTGCTAACGAGGTAGCGGGTAAGCAAACAACTCTTGGTTATGTTAAAGCCTGCGATCAAAAAGCAAGTGGGACAAGCGGCGGTACATTTACATCTGGAGCCTGGAGAACACGGGAATTGAATCAGTTAAAAACTTACGGGAACATAAGCGGGGTGTCGTTGTCAGGTAACCAGTTAACTATCCCTGCAGGCACATACGCCGTAAAAGCTTCAGCGCCTGGGAATAATGTTGATGGGCATAAAATACGATTACGGAACATTACAGCGGCGACGACTTTATCTGTAGGGAGTACGGAACAAGCAGCCGCCCCAGACACAGGGGACTGGGTTCAGACTAATTCAATATTGGGCGACGTGTTTACAGTAGCTGTTACTACGGTTTTAGAACTACAGCATTATAGTCAATCGACATTCGCCACGTATGGTTTTGGCAGCGCAATGTCTAGCGGCGAGGTTGAAACCTACGCTATGCTAGAATTACTAAAAATAGGGTAA
- a CDS encoding phage tail protein I — translation MVDMSAIRLIDLVPPSIKDDPEVQAAAAALEGELQAVTAAIPTVLLISRIDELAEDVIDLLAWQWHVDFYEPGISLAQKRTLVKTSIAQHRRKGTPWAVEQVVKAILNEGIVQEWFEYGGEPYFFRVIKIDGQMPDAAIYARLKKAIDTVKNTRSWLEGVALYRETSGTVYAGGAVGSCRRVEIMPATFRGASIAGRAYAGGVTYQFKGVEIQHA, via the coding sequence ATGGTTGATATGTCCGCGATTAGGTTAATTGACCTGGTACCTCCGAGCATTAAGGATGATCCCGAAGTGCAGGCGGCAGCCGCGGCCCTGGAGGGTGAATTACAGGCGGTTACGGCAGCCATTCCAACGGTGCTGCTAATATCTCGCATTGACGAACTGGCCGAGGACGTGATTGACCTGCTTGCCTGGCAATGGCATGTGGATTTTTACGAACCAGGAATTAGCTTAGCGCAGAAACGGACGTTAGTAAAAACGTCGATCGCGCAACATCGCCGAAAAGGGACGCCCTGGGCAGTAGAGCAAGTAGTTAAAGCCATCCTGAATGAGGGCATTGTCCAGGAATGGTTTGAATACGGCGGAGAGCCGTATTTTTTTAGGGTTATAAAAATTGACGGACAGATGCCGGATGCTGCCATATATGCCAGGCTGAAAAAAGCCATTGATACTGTGAAGAATACGCGGAGCTGGCTTGAAGGCGTGGCGCTGTACAGAGAAACGTCGGGCACGGTTTATGCTGGTGGTGCTGTTGGCAGCTGCCGCAGGGTTGAGATTATGCCAGCTACGTTCCGGGGAGCGAGTATCGCTGGCAGGGCGTATGCCGGCGGGGTAACATATCAGTTCAAAGGAGTTGAAATACAGCATGCCTAA
- a CDS encoding baseplate assembly protein yields MLANLPSISFTDTDAAHIEASVITMYEAIAGRTLAQGDPVRLFLQSVAAIIIQQRVLIDYSAKQNLLAYAVGDNLDHLGVLVGVTRLAASPAETTIRFNLSAAQPQAVTIPAGIRGTTANGIVFQVSSPVTIPIGALYGDTAAACLTAGDAGNGYVPGQVNQLVDPLPWVQSIANTTESEGGADEETDDAYRERIRLAPESFSTAGPDGAYRFWAMSASQTIVDVSVRSPEPGKVELRPLLAGGEVPGAEILDLVYSAVTNKAVRPLTDQVEALAPEVVGFDINMVYYINKDDTTISTDIQVTVNQAVADYVAWQKSRLGRDENPSELIWRARAAGAGRVEVTSPVFTALEKYQVAIADNITVTYGGLTDG; encoded by the coding sequence GTGCTGGCAAATCTACCATCTATCAGTTTTACTGACACTGACGCCGCGCACATAGAAGCTTCAGTGATAACCATGTATGAAGCCATAGCCGGCCGGACACTCGCCCAGGGTGATCCGGTCCGGCTATTTTTGCAATCTGTTGCCGCTATTATAATTCAACAGCGGGTGTTAATAGATTACTCTGCTAAACAAAATCTACTGGCCTATGCCGTGGGCGACAACTTGGACCATCTCGGCGTCCTGGTCGGCGTTACCCGCCTAGCGGCATCGCCGGCGGAAACAACTATCCGGTTTAATTTGTCAGCTGCTCAGCCACAAGCAGTGACTATCCCGGCTGGCATCAGAGGTACGACGGCGAACGGCATAGTATTTCAGGTTTCAAGTCCGGTTACTATCCCGATCGGTGCTTTATATGGCGATACGGCGGCTGCCTGCCTGACTGCGGGAGACGCCGGCAATGGTTATGTCCCTGGACAGGTTAACCAATTGGTCGACCCGCTTCCATGGGTGCAGTCTATCGCGAATACCACGGAGAGCGAAGGCGGCGCCGATGAAGAAACTGACGACGCCTACCGCGAACGGATCCGCCTGGCGCCGGAATCCTTTAGCACTGCCGGACCGGATGGAGCATACCGTTTCTGGGCTATGTCGGCATCGCAAACCATTGTTGACGTGTCGGTGCGCAGTCCAGAACCAGGAAAAGTTGAATTACGGCCACTGCTAGCTGGTGGAGAAGTACCAGGAGCAGAAATATTGGATTTGGTTTATTCTGCGGTAACCAATAAGGCAGTTCGGCCGCTTACGGATCAGGTGGAAGCGCTGGCTCCAGAAGTAGTGGGGTTTGATATTAACATGGTCTACTATATTAACAAGGATGACACAACAATCAGTACCGATATCCAAGTGACGGTAAATCAGGCTGTTGCAGATTACGTGGCGTGGCAGAAATCCAGGCTGGGCCGGGATGAAAACCCGTCTGAATTGATTTGGCGGGCAAGAGCAGCAGGCGCTGGGCGAGTGGAAGTAACATCACCAGTTTTTACGGCTCTGGAAAAATATCAGGTCGCCATAGCTGATAATATCACTGTGACCTATGGAGGGCTTACCGATGGTTGA
- a CDS encoding phage tail protein, with product MAIGTFGPVTFEVSVEKTRTFDEFSRKTAAKFEEHAIIGQKAKLEFISPGLDEISFQVIFSAFHGLNPLNEVKQLREIVQKGEYHPLVIGNETLSNFVIESISEAWKYVDNQGFVLYIAVDVNLKEYYLEPDPNAVKETTDTAAVQKEKAEKVAAAVQEPARKTGLSVSQIAEMATIAVSCVRDPSLAITGMESILAATTDLQTGNASAAATASYIRMGLDVANLSVSAKSDPMGTAISVLDTLGSTSADKPTAAKSIYGSKAAGTVLQVVQKLREG from the coding sequence TTGGCAATAGGAACATTTGGGCCGGTCACGTTTGAAGTGTCTGTCGAGAAAACCCGGACATTTGATGAGTTTAGCCGTAAGACTGCAGCGAAATTTGAGGAACATGCCATTATTGGGCAAAAAGCAAAATTAGAATTTATCTCTCCCGGCCTGGATGAAATTTCTTTCCAGGTTATTTTTTCGGCCTTCCACGGCTTGAATCCGTTGAATGAAGTTAAGCAACTGCGAGAAATCGTGCAAAAAGGGGAATATCATCCGCTCGTTATTGGCAATGAAACGCTGAGTAATTTCGTTATTGAGAGTATTAGCGAAGCCTGGAAATATGTCGATAACCAGGGATTTGTTCTATATATTGCTGTAGACGTTAACCTGAAAGAATACTATCTCGAACCAGATCCAAACGCTGTGAAGGAAACAACGGACACAGCGGCTGTGCAGAAGGAGAAAGCCGAAAAGGTTGCCGCTGCTGTTCAAGAGCCGGCAAGGAAAACGGGACTGTCTGTTAGTCAAATTGCTGAAATGGCAACCATTGCAGTTAGTTGTGTGCGTGATCCGTCGCTGGCCATTACCGGAATGGAATCCATTCTGGCGGCGACTACAGATTTGCAGACCGGCAATGCCTCAGCGGCAGCGACAGCCAGTTATATCCGTATGGGGTTAGATGTGGCTAATTTGTCTGTAAGCGCTAAAAGCGACCCGATGGGCACGGCAATTAGTGTGCTGGATACGTTGGGAAGTACGTCGGCTGACAAACCGACTGCGGCGAAATCTATCTATGGTTCAAAGGCAGCCGGTACAGTGCTACAAGTGGTGCAGAAGCTAAGGGAGGGATAA
- a CDS encoding GPW/gp25 family protein — MEIEITAAASIAVNFAPATTAEEIFQNVRTILATPVYSVPLDRSFGVNAKLLDLPMPVSRAKLAAEIVQAVQKFEPRVEVTRVSFNGEPINGRLQPTVRLRLKE, encoded by the coding sequence ATGGAAATCGAAATTACGGCGGCTGCCAGTATAGCCGTTAACTTTGCGCCGGCAACTACTGCCGAAGAAATATTTCAGAACGTCCGGACCATCCTGGCAACGCCGGTGTATTCCGTTCCATTAGACCGGTCTTTTGGCGTCAATGCCAAACTGCTGGACTTGCCTATGCCGGTATCACGGGCGAAGCTGGCGGCGGAGATCGTGCAAGCCGTTCAGAAGTTTGAGCCCCGAGTAGAAGTTACACGGGTTAGCTTCAACGGTGAGCCCATCAACGGCAGGCTACAGCCGACGGTTCGCCTACGGTTAAAGGAGTGA
- a CDS encoding phage baseplate assembly protein V codes for MDPVLKNLVRVGRVSSRGKATVKVVFGDRQNMVSYDLSVLVQQSQENKDWWMPDIGEQVVCLFLPSGNAQGFVLGSFYSDVDEPPVDDMEKRHISFKDGTVLEYDIGTHTLMISAQGPVNIVAAGNVNVTGDVIADGVSLKTHVHGGVEPGGGTTGQPA; via the coding sequence ATGGATCCTGTATTGAAAAATCTGGTTCGAGTTGGGCGGGTATCGTCACGGGGCAAAGCAACTGTCAAAGTGGTGTTTGGTGATCGACAGAACATGGTATCCTATGACCTGTCTGTACTTGTACAACAGAGTCAGGAAAATAAAGACTGGTGGATGCCAGATATCGGCGAACAGGTTGTCTGTCTGTTTTTACCGAGTGGCAATGCCCAAGGATTTGTCCTTGGGTCTTTTTATTCGGATGTAGATGAGCCGCCGGTAGATGATATGGAGAAACGCCATATCAGTTTTAAGGACGGCACCGTCCTGGAATATGACATTGGAACTCACACGCTCATGATAAGCGCGCAGGGGCCGGTTAACATCGTAGCGGCCGGCAACGTGAATGTGACCGGAGACGTAATTGCTGATGGCGTATCATTAAAAACGCATGTCCACGGCGGTGTAGAGCCCGGCGGCGGCACTACCGGGCAGCCGGCATAA
- a CDS encoding phage late control D family protein: MQARRAKLKLLYNNKDISADLAVYLLSWSYTDHASGKADDLQISLEDRAGLWMGDWLPDKGATLTASVVTEHWTEQEKTEELPLGVFEIDAIDGKASPATVTIKALSVPESASLRGEEKTRSWEKVKLSTIARDIATKAGLTLFYDTDDDPEEDRVEQTEQSDLAFLQQRCEDAGLSLKVSDQQIVIFDEEKYEAMEPVLTIKRGQSHILDHSFSTTTRDVYSACRVEYHDPKGKKSISHTYRAPNKPATGKTLVINQRVKSIAKAEKLARKKLRKQNKGETKMSFSLLGDIRLLAARTVMVEGYGKFDGKYFIEEATHAGAGYTVKIDLRRVLEGY; the protein is encoded by the coding sequence ATGCAGGCACGCAGGGCGAAACTAAAACTACTTTACAACAACAAAGACATATCGGCAGACTTGGCTGTTTATTTACTTAGTTGGTCTTACACTGACCATGCCAGCGGCAAGGCTGATGACTTACAGATAAGCCTGGAGGACCGTGCAGGGCTTTGGATGGGTGACTGGCTGCCGGATAAGGGCGCCACGTTGACCGCCAGCGTGGTTACCGAGCACTGGACAGAGCAGGAGAAAACGGAAGAATTGCCGCTGGGCGTATTTGAAATTGATGCCATTGACGGCAAAGCCTCACCCGCTACTGTGACCATAAAGGCGTTATCCGTGCCGGAATCGGCCAGCCTGCGCGGTGAGGAAAAAACGCGGAGCTGGGAAAAGGTAAAACTGTCAACCATTGCTCGGGACATTGCCACCAAAGCTGGACTAACCCTGTTTTACGACACGGACGACGATCCGGAAGAGGATCGAGTAGAGCAAACCGAACAGTCTGACCTGGCATTTTTACAGCAGCGCTGCGAAGATGCCGGTTTGTCTTTAAAGGTGTCTGACCAGCAGATTGTCATTTTTGATGAAGAAAAATATGAAGCCATGGAGCCGGTACTGACCATCAAGCGCGGACAGTCGCATATCCTGGATCATAGTTTTTCGACCACTACCCGGGACGTGTATTCAGCCTGTCGAGTAGAATATCACGACCCTAAAGGTAAGAAAAGCATATCCCATACCTACCGGGCGCCCAATAAGCCAGCTACCGGTAAAACTCTGGTGATAAACCAACGAGTAAAGAGTATTGCCAAGGCCGAAAAGCTGGCTCGGAAAAAACTTCGTAAGCAAAATAAAGGCGAAACTAAAATGTCGTTTTCGCTTCTAGGCGATATTCGGCTGTTGGCGGCCCGGACAGTGATGGTTGAAGGTTACGGCAAATTCGATGGCAAATATTTTATTGAAGAAGCAACCCACGCCGGCGCCGGTTACACCGTAAAAATTGACTTGCGCCGGGTACTGGAGGGATACTGA
- a CDS encoding tail protein X has product MRKYVTALGDTWDIIAYKMYGDERKMSVLIEANPQHRETVFFSADVALQVPDVATATSTVLPPWKR; this is encoded by the coding sequence ATGCGTAAATATGTAACCGCTTTGGGCGATACATGGGACATTATTGCTTATAAGATGTACGGGGACGAGCGTAAAATGTCGGTGCTAATTGAAGCTAATCCGCAGCACCGAGAGACGGTGTTTTTCTCGGCCGACGTGGCCCTGCAAGTTCCCGATGTTGCTACTGCCACATCTACGGTATTGCCGCCATGGAAGAGGTGA